The Prevotella melaninogenica genome has a segment encoding these proteins:
- a CDS encoding DUF6984 family protein yields the protein MEYKRKIFPEEVALIAFLASKAQFQLESNWENKFIAYPLTKEKIGSIGLFKNNQKYTRRQSRVLSCCKFHDVDNVEVAVYLLIDSNDTLYELDFWKVDDSEICHIPSVDSMEDIPQI from the coding sequence ATGGAATATAAAAGAAAAATTTTTCCTGAGGAAGTAGCTCTTATTGCCTTTCTAGCGTCCAAAGCTCAATTCCAATTAGAAAGTAATTGGGAAAATAAATTTATCGCTTATCCTCTCACAAAAGAGAAAATAGGCAGTATTGGGCTTTTTAAAAATAACCAGAAATATACTCGAAGACAAAGTAGAGTTCTTTCATGTTGCAAGTTTCATGATGTTGATAATGTTGAAGTAGCGGTTTATCTTTTAATAGATTCTAATGATACGCTCTATGAATTAGATTTTTGGAAGGTAGATGATTCAGAAATTTGCCATATTCCTTCCGTAGACTCTATGGAGGATATCCCGCAGATATAA